The segment GACGGCCCCGGCATCCCGGCGGCCCTCCTCCTCCGCGTCTTCGAACGCTTCGCCCGCGGCGACGCCTCCCGCTCCCGCGCCGCCGGCAGCAGCGGTCTCGGCCTCGCCATCGTCACCGCCGTCGCCGCCGCCCACCACGGCCGCGCCGACGTCACCAGCGAGCCCGGCCGCACCGTCTTCACCGTGGCCCTGCCCCTGGGGCCCGTCCGGGATCAGCCCCCGCCCTCCGGGAAGACCCCGTCCACGTAGACCCACGCCCCCTCGTGCCTCACGAAGCGGCTCCGCTCCACCAGTTCGCCCTTCGCCCCGTCCTGGCTGTACGCGGCCCGGAACGTCACCGTCCCCGTCGAGTGGAACGCGCTGCCCTCGGTCGTCTCCACGATCTCCAGTGCCACCCACCGCGTCCCCGGGTCGAAGTCCACCTGCCCCGGGCGCGTGTCCGGATGCCAGGTCCGCAGCAGATACGGCTCGTCCCGGACGGCGAAAGCGCTGAACCGCGAGCGCATCAGCGCCTCGGCCGTCGGCGCCGCGGCCCTGCCGCTGTGCAGGCGCCCGCAGCAGTCACCGTAGGCGGCGGGCAGACCGCAGGGGCAGGGCGAGGTCGCCGGCAGGGCGGAACGTCGAGGCATGCGCCCATTGTGCGGCAGGCCGTCGGCCGACGGCCCAGCGGTTTCGACTCGGCGTTCAGCCCAGCACCAGACCACTAGCACCCGATTGGCCATGCCATCCGGTCCATTACCTCGCCAGAATCAGCCAGGTGGCCCACTGTGGCCACGTGAGCCCACTAGGGAGGCGGCTGAACATGGACCGGGAGATCACCGACCGGTACGAGAGGGAGATCCAGCGGCGGCACGAGGAGCGCCTGGCGTTCCCGCTGATCGC is part of the Streptomyces sp. NBC_01262 genome and harbors:
- a CDS encoding YchJ family protein; translated protein: MPRRSALPATSPCPCGLPAAYGDCCGRLHSGRAAAPTAEALMRSRFSAFAVRDEPYLLRTWHPDTRPGQVDFDPGTRWVALEIVETTEGSAFHSTGTVTFRAAYSQDGAKGELVERSRFVRHEGAWVYVDGVFPEGGG